From Brassica oleracea var. oleracea cultivar TO1000 chromosome C3, BOL, whole genome shotgun sequence, a single genomic window includes:
- the LOC106336498 gene encoding serine/threonine-protein phosphatase 2A activator-like, whose product MEPPKDQHTPEKSSTDPPSSAYPPSGCCTNCGGPTISEPSPLASLPEMSPPPNYRPIRAPAINLPHNSQAIILSPVPHAEQVPVVSPPYQFECPVKRIHSPDDIRRFQESPSFKNFLGFVVSLSESIRGHKISDPCLVSPTVAAVVSILETLLQWIDEIPPVQMSSRYGNISFRSWHERLAQRGESLILELLPDEFKGSTIEIVPYFFDSFGNSSRIDYGTGHETNFAAWLYCLARMGVIKEEDYHGVVARVFVKYLELMRKLQMVYCLEPAGSHGVWGLDDYHFLPFIFGSSQLVDHKYMKPKSIHNDDILDNFSAEYMYLSCIAFVKKVKKGLFAEHSPLLDDISGVPNWKKVNSGLLKMYKVEVLEKVPIMQHFLFGCLIKWEE is encoded by the exons ATGGAACCTCCGAAGGACCAACACACGCCTGAGAAATCATCCACCGACCCACCTTCATCGGCTTACCCTCCCTCCGGTTGCTGCACTAACTGCGGCGGTCCAACGATCTCCGAACCTTCACCTCTCGCTTCACTTCCCGAGATGTCACCGCCCCCAAACTACCGCCCAATCCGAGCTCCAGCCATCAATCTCCCACACAACTCTCAAGCGATCATCCTCTCCCCCGTCCCTCACGCCGAGCAAGTCCCCGTCGTCTCTCCGCCGTACCAATTCGAGTGTCCCGTCAAGAGAATCCACTCCCCGGACGATATCCGCCGCTTCCAGGAATCCCCCTCTTTCAAGAACTTCTTAGGATTCGTAGTCTCTCTCTCCGAATCGATCCGCGGACACAAAATCTCCGATCCTTGCCTCGTCTCGCCCACCGTCGCCGCCGTAGTTTCAATCCTCGAGACCTTGCTGCAATGGATCGACGAGATCCCTCCCGTTCAAATGTCCTCGCGTTACGGAAACATCTCCTTCCGATCGTGGCACGAGAGGCTCGCTCAGAGAGGCGAATCGCTGATCCTCGAGCTTCTTCCCGACGAGTTCAAAGGATCAACGATCGAGATCGTTCCTTACTTCTTCGACAGCTTCGGGAACTCGAGCAGAATCGATTACGGGACGGGGCACGAGACGAACTTCGCGGCGTGGCTGTATTGCTTAGCGAGGATGGGGGTAATCAAGGAGGAAGATTACCACGGCGTGGTGGCTAGGGTTTTCGTTAAGTATCTTGAACTGATGAGGAAGCTGCAGATGGTCTACTGCTTAGAGCCTGCTGGGTCCCATGGAGTGTGGGGCCTTGATGATTACCATTTCTTGCCCTTTATTTTCGGGAGCTCTCAGTTGGTTGATCACAAGTATATGAAACCCAAGTCCATTCATAACGATGATATCTTGGATAATTTCTCTGCCGAGTACATGTACTTGTCTTGTATCGCCTTTGTGAAGAAAGTGAAGAAGGGTTTGTTCGCTGAGCACTCTCCCTTGCTTGATGATATTAGCGGCGTCCCGAACTGGAAGAAAGTGAACAGCGGTTTGCTTAAGATGTATAAAGTTGAAGTGCTCGAGAAGGTTCCCATTATGCAGCATTTCCTCTTTGGCTGCCTCATCAAATG GGAGGAGTGA